The genomic stretch GGGCTGATCAGTCCAGCCGGGCACCAGTACATAGCGAAGCCACATTTTTTGACCGGTGGATTCCCGGTAGGCGCCGAGGGCCAGGGTGCTTTTGTTGCTGAGACCGGTGAGCTGGTGGTGGATCTCGTCATTAATATGTTTAACGTCCAGCAGGAGGATATCGGTATGCTCCAGCAGTTCGTGGACCTGTGCATTGTTGAGGCGGCCATTGGAGTCCAGGCAGGTATTGATCCCCTCTTTGTGCAATAACTGGAAAAAAGTACTCAGTTTGCTGCGCTGCAGCAGGGGTTCGCCACCGGAAACGGTGACGCCACCTTCCTTGCCGAAATAAGCTTTCTGGCGTATGGCTCTTTTGACCAGCTCGTCAATGTCAACCAGGGTCCCCCCTTTTACATCCAGCGTGTCAGGGTTCTGACAGTACAGGCAACGGAACTGGCAGCCTTGCACAAATACCACCATGCGGATCCCGGGCCCATCGT from Candidatus Pseudobacter hemicellulosilyticus encodes the following:
- the pflA gene encoding pyruvate formate-lyase-activating protein encodes the protein MYFPLQDIEAAKLNEDDPQHLRIHSLETFGTHDGPGIRMVVFVQGCQFRCLYCQNPDTLDVKGGTLVDIDELVKRAIRQKAYFGKEGGVTVSGGEPLLQRSKLSTFFQLLHKEGINTCLDSNGRLNNAQVHELLEHTDILLLDVKHINDEIHHQLTGLSNKSTLALGAYRESTGQKMWLRYVLVPGWTDQPQYLEEWCQHFADYKTVERVEIIPFHQLGQHKWELLNMHYPLKDTESPSEETQQMAFAIFSKYFGKKVILK